From the genome of Ectobacillus sp. JY-23, one region includes:
- the spoIIIAA gene encoding stage III sporulation protein AA produces the protein MKELLELLPMRVQEILQTVELNHLEEIRMRVQRPLECSMGGCVKVYPYLVTTEDAMQLLNRISQFSIYTLEEELRRGYITIRGGHRIGLAGRVVTEKGAVKLIRDVSSFNIRIARQKLGIAESLLSYVYENNWKNTMIVGPPQTGKTTLLRDFARIISIGHKGIPSAKVGIVDERSEIAGSVKGVPQYELGVRVDVLDACPKAEGMMMLIRSMSPDIVIADEIGREEDVEAVLEAVYAGVGLFITAHGHGYEDVRKRPSLRKMIEYGVFERVIELSKAKGPGTIAAVKTGQGQMLRVQGAGPIC, from the coding sequence ATGAAGGAACTGTTGGAACTATTACCAATGCGAGTACAAGAAATATTGCAGACTGTAGAGTTAAATCATTTAGAAGAAATTCGTATGCGTGTGCAGCGCCCATTAGAATGCAGCATGGGCGGTTGTGTAAAAGTATATCCCTATCTTGTGACAACAGAAGATGCGATGCAGTTGCTAAATAGAATTAGTCAGTTTTCAATTTATACATTAGAGGAAGAGCTACGCAGAGGGTATATCACTATACGAGGTGGACATCGCATTGGATTGGCTGGACGAGTCGTCACAGAAAAAGGAGCTGTCAAGTTGATTCGTGATGTATCTTCATTCAATATTCGAATTGCCCGGCAAAAGCTAGGAATTGCTGAATCGCTACTTTCGTATGTCTATGAGAACAATTGGAAGAATACAATGATTGTCGGGCCTCCTCAAACAGGGAAAACCACATTACTGCGAGATTTTGCACGAATTATCAGTATAGGCCATAAAGGAATTCCTTCAGCAAAGGTCGGTATTGTAGACGAACGTTCTGAAATAGCTGGATCAGTCAAAGGTGTGCCGCAATACGAACTTGGGGTAAGAGTAGACGTGTTGGATGCTTGTCCAAAAGCAGAAGGGATGATGATGTTAATTCGTTCTATGAGCCCTGACATAGTAATTGCAGACGAAATTGGAAGAGAAGAAGATGTCGAAGCGGTATTAGAAGCAGTTTACGCGGGTGTTGGTTTGTTTATTACAGCGCACGGTCATGGGTATGAAGACGTGAGAAAACGACCTTCTCTACGAAAGATGATAGAGTACGGTGTATTTGAACGTGTGATTGAGCTTTCTAAAGCAAAAGGACCTGGAACCATTGCAGCTGTAAAAACGGGTCAAGGTCAAATGCTTCGAGTACAGGGGGCGGGGCCAATATGCTGA
- a CDS encoding mechanosensitive ion channel family protein: MLETILSLDWSKAKSYIFSVLLAFFISYFGFALVRYFLHQLFQRTNLIEEKKEQTIETVVKNTSRYATLIIVLLVAIKPFIDLKQLLVAGGVIGIIIGFGAQSAIKDFLYGFFFLFEGQLKKGDFVTINNEQAGSVEDLGFRVVSVRLMDGKLMTVSNGEVRKVVNGNVHHRRIFESVVVGFQEDPTRIRILLEETCELLNELHDDYLLRHPHGEIVEPYQYWGMSSLDACPYGFRFSIAATVHDVHYLKAAQETKFLLAKKIHEEGIILPTVQAVYTRSLQG, from the coding sequence ATGCTAGAAACAATTCTTTCCTTAGACTGGAGTAAAGCAAAATCATATATCTTTTCTGTGTTGCTCGCATTTTTTATCTCCTACTTCGGATTTGCGTTAGTACGCTATTTTTTACATCAACTTTTTCAACGAACCAATCTTATTGAAGAAAAAAAAGAACAAACCATTGAAACGGTCGTAAAAAATACATCGAGATATGCAACCTTAATTATCGTGTTGCTAGTAGCCATCAAACCTTTTATTGATTTAAAGCAGTTGCTCGTGGCCGGAGGAGTTATCGGGATTATTATTGGCTTTGGCGCACAATCTGCAATTAAAGACTTTCTATATGGTTTTTTCTTTTTATTTGAAGGTCAATTGAAAAAAGGGGATTTTGTTACGATAAACAATGAGCAAGCAGGTTCTGTAGAAGATTTGGGATTTCGAGTTGTGAGCGTCCGCTTAATGGATGGAAAATTGATGACCGTGTCAAACGGAGAAGTGCGCAAAGTGGTTAATGGGAATGTGCATCATCGTCGTATTTTCGAAAGTGTGGTTGTAGGGTTTCAAGAAGACCCTACCCGTATTCGTATATTACTTGAAGAAACTTGCGAATTATTAAATGAACTGCACGATGACTATTTACTCCGCCATCCACACGGTGAAATTGTAGAGCCCTATCAGTACTGGGGCATGTCCTCACTCGATGCATGTCCATACGGATTTCGTTTTTCCATCGCAGCAACCGTACATGACGTTCACTACTTAAAAGCTGCACAAGAAACAAAATTTTTGTTGGCTAAAAAAATACACGAGGAGGGTATTATCTTACCAACCGTACAAGCGGTTTACACAAGATCCCTGCAGGGATAA
- a CDS encoding DUF1385 domain-containing protein, whose product MTEETKQIYGGQAVVEGVMFGGREYTVTAIRRKNKEIEFFRLPRTNNRLLQVTKKIPFIRGIAAIVHASATGARHLNFSSERFGVNPEDDDEIAKRNENQSKLTMLLGVAVVGVLSFIFGKVIFTAVPAILASLAKPIFPTHTAQVLLESIIKLFFLLGYIYIISLTPLVKRVFQYHGAEHKVINAYENNLPLTVENVQRQTRLHYRCGSSFILFTVIISMFIYLLVPTEPLWLRLINRLALIPVVLGISFEVLQLTNKLRDVPVLRFLGYPGLWLQLLTTKEPTDQQVEVALASFNELLRLEQKHS is encoded by the coding sequence ATGACAGAGGAGACAAAACAAATATATGGGGGACAAGCTGTTGTAGAAGGAGTTATGTTTGGCGGTAGAGAATATACAGTTACAGCAATTCGCCGAAAAAACAAAGAGATTGAATTTTTTCGATTACCTAGAACGAACAACAGGCTTTTGCAAGTTACAAAAAAAATTCCTTTTATACGCGGTATCGCAGCAATTGTACATGCTAGTGCAACTGGAGCTAGGCACTTAAATTTTTCTTCGGAACGATTTGGTGTAAATCCAGAAGATGATGATGAAATTGCTAAGCGCAATGAAAACCAATCCAAACTGACAATGCTACTTGGAGTTGCAGTTGTAGGTGTGTTATCTTTTATCTTCGGAAAAGTGATTTTTACGGCAGTACCTGCTATTCTTGCTTCCCTAGCTAAACCTATTTTCCCCACGCACACTGCGCAGGTACTTTTGGAAAGCATCATAAAATTGTTCTTTTTATTAGGTTACATTTATATAATTTCGCTTACACCGCTCGTGAAACGAGTTTTTCAATATCACGGAGCTGAACACAAAGTCATTAATGCCTATGAGAATAACTTACCACTTACCGTAGAGAATGTGCAGCGCCAAACGAGGCTTCATTATCGCTGCGGTAGCAGTTTTATTCTTTTTACCGTTATCATCAGTATGTTTATTTACTTATTGGTACCAACAGAACCGCTTTGGCTACGCCTTATAAACCGCTTAGCATTAATTCCTGTTGTTCTTGGTATTTCATTTGAAGTACTGCAGCTCACCAACAAATTGCGAGACGTTCCGGTGCTTCGCTTTCTGGGCTACCCGGGACTTTGGTTACAATTGCTTACAACCAAAGAACCAACTGACCAACAAGTAGAGGTTGCCCTTGCTTCTTTTAATGAATTACTTCGTTTAGAGCAAAAGCACTCATAA
- a CDS encoding YqhV family protein: MALLRLISGSIEITAALSMLYVNDVKKALLINGMLALVGPTVLIITMMIGVTQVAGGMSFVKLFFLVLGVGCIFIALLK; the protein is encoded by the coding sequence ATGGCATTGCTTCGGCTCATATCAGGTAGCATTGAGATTACGGCCGCCTTGTCCATGCTGTATGTAAATGATGTGAAAAAAGCGTTATTGATTAATGGTATGTTAGCCCTTGTGGGACCGACTGTATTGATTATTACTATGATGATCGGTGTGACACAAGTGGCAGGCGGCATGTCATTTGTAAAGCTGTTCTTTCTAGTTTTAGGGGTTGGCTGTATATTTATTGCACTTTTAAAATGA
- a CDS encoding C39 family peptidase: MLKKAVGIGLVLALGITTSSASASATTGKTKGNPVTVGEESLQGNLWIQTTKTDFDKGAFVDTISTEDGNGSIMLVKNSNVYTNQGTYVSATLAPSLFTELVMSWNADTPKGTSIKVEGQVRVKGKWSEWVSWGTWTTSAERTSESNSNSLATMSVDTLIPKSESDGFRYRLTLKTTNPNVSPKVNLVSTTIANSSNPIQKVYNDGIAPEQLASLNKVIDVPQFSQMIRDPEIANSICSPTTMTMLLNRKGESTLPEQNAWNLYDTKFNSYGNWTFNAAYAGSFGYEAYIEYMNSKDDIKREIIKGNPVGISVQYRNDESINKSYPVVHGAPIASTPGHILVVKGFVKDPDGKEYFIVNDPASANDLEVERRYLASELDAAWATSGRITYIVHDKITGDGIVPPKVENATIAPTGNTRTVNGTVVNEYKLIYNGAHVDVSRNPDATKEPGITIMYRYNSGPFQYIAASADTTIWLERSKPSGMYEFYVSKKNGESYTAVLAK; this comes from the coding sequence ATGTTAAAAAAAGCGGTTGGGATTGGTTTGGTTTTGGCACTTGGAATTACAACTTCAAGTGCAAGTGCAAGTGCGACAACGGGAAAGACAAAGGGAAACCCTGTCACAGTTGGTGAAGAAAGTCTTCAAGGCAACCTTTGGATTCAAACAACAAAGACTGATTTCGATAAGGGAGCATTTGTGGATACAATATCCACTGAAGATGGAAACGGCTCTATTATGCTGGTGAAAAATAGTAATGTGTATACAAATCAAGGAACCTATGTTTCTGCGACTCTTGCTCCTTCCTTGTTTACTGAATTGGTAATGTCGTGGAATGCGGACACACCGAAGGGTACGAGTATAAAAGTAGAGGGCCAAGTAAGAGTAAAAGGAAAGTGGTCGGAATGGGTTTCGTGGGGTACATGGACTACTTCTGCTGAACGAACATCAGAATCCAATTCTAATAGCCTGGCAACAATGAGCGTGGATACATTGATTCCTAAGTCTGAATCCGATGGCTTTAGATACCGTTTGACGTTAAAAACCACAAATCCAAACGTTTCACCAAAGGTGAATCTAGTATCGACAACAATCGCCAACTCTTCCAACCCTATTCAAAAAGTATATAACGATGGTATTGCCCCTGAACAACTAGCATCTCTCAATAAAGTAATCGATGTTCCCCAATTCTCCCAAATGATTCGTGATCCAGAGATTGCAAACAGCATTTGCAGTCCAACTACAATGACAATGTTATTGAACCGTAAAGGTGAGTCTACTCTTCCTGAACAAAATGCGTGGAATCTATATGATACAAAATTTAATTCATATGGAAATTGGACATTCAACGCTGCATATGCAGGAAGCTTTGGTTATGAAGCATATATAGAGTACATGAACTCAAAGGATGATATCAAAAGGGAAATTATAAAAGGGAATCCTGTCGGAATCAGTGTGCAATACCGCAACGATGAAAGTATCAATAAATCGTATCCGGTTGTCCATGGTGCGCCTATCGCTTCTACTCCTGGACATATTTTAGTGGTAAAGGGATTCGTGAAGGATCCGGATGGCAAAGAGTACTTTATAGTCAATGATCCTGCATCTGCCAATGATTTGGAAGTAGAGAGAAGATATCTAGCAAGTGAGTTGGACGCGGCATGGGCAACATCCGGAAGGATCACCTACATTGTGCATGACAAAATTACAGGAGATGGCATAGTCCCGCCGAAAGTCGAAAATGCGACGATTGCACCTACAGGTAATACAAGAACTGTAAATGGAACCGTAGTCAATGAATACAAATTGATATATAATGGAGCGCATGTGGATGTAAGCAGAAATCCAGATGCCACAAAAGAGCCAGGCATCACGATTATGTATCGTTACAATAGCGGACCATTCCAATACATTGCGGCGAGTGCTGATACGACCATTTGGCTGGAGCGTTCCAAACCATCTGGTATGTATGAGTTTTATGTGTCCAAGAAAAACGGTGAGAGCTATACAGCGGTTTTAGCAAAGTAA
- the efp gene encoding elongation factor P has protein sequence MISVNDFRTGLTIETDGGLWQVLEFQHVKPGKGAAFVRSKLRNLRTGAIQEKTFRAGEKVEKAHIENRRMQYLYAMGDEHVFMDNESYEQLELPSQRIERELKFLKENMEVYIMTFQGEVLGVELPNTVELKVVETEPGIKGDTASNVTKPATMETGLVVQVPIFINEGETLIINTAEAKYVSRA, from the coding sequence ATGATCTCAGTAAATGATTTTCGTACTGGTTTAACAATTGAAACAGATGGCGGTCTTTGGCAAGTATTGGAGTTTCAACACGTAAAGCCTGGAAAAGGAGCAGCTTTCGTACGTTCTAAGCTTCGTAACCTACGAACAGGGGCAATTCAAGAGAAAACATTCCGTGCAGGTGAAAAGGTAGAGAAAGCGCATATTGAAAATCGTCGCATGCAATATTTATACGCAATGGGCGATGAGCATGTATTCATGGATAACGAAAGCTATGAGCAATTAGAATTACCAAGTCAACGTATTGAGCGCGAGTTGAAATTCTTGAAAGAAAATATGGAAGTGTATATTATGACCTTCCAAGGAGAAGTACTTGGTGTTGAGCTTCCAAACACAGTTGAGTTAAAAGTTGTAGAGACAGAGCCTGGTATCAAAGGTGATACAGCTTCTAACGTTACAAAGCCAGCTACAATGGAAACAGGACTTGTAGTGCAAGTTCCAATTTTCATCAATGAAGGCGAAACATTAATTATCAATACAGCAGAAGCGAAATACGTTTCACGTGCATAA
- a CDS encoding YqhR family membrane protein: protein MNNHKNQPKPTSLAKKAVQIGLFAGLFWGFVWYFFHIFSFTNVGPNHVLMPFALGKWKEGVWGNLSGIIVMTILSVLLAILYGAFFKKFQGVIPGVIQGLILWGILFFGIGFLSPVVDMPFELSRATLVTTICIFILHGVFIAYSVSFEASEQKLTGVGKEANYSNK from the coding sequence TTGAATAATCATAAAAATCAACCCAAACCAACATCATTAGCAAAAAAAGCAGTACAAATCGGTTTATTTGCCGGTCTTTTTTGGGGATTTGTCTGGTATTTTTTTCATATCTTTTCCTTTACAAATGTTGGACCGAATCATGTCCTTATGCCGTTTGCTTTAGGAAAATGGAAGGAAGGGGTATGGGGAAATTTATCTGGGATAATCGTAATGACAATTTTGTCCGTTTTACTGGCGATATTGTACGGTGCATTCTTTAAGAAGTTTCAGGGTGTTATCCCCGGTGTTATACAAGGGTTAATATTGTGGGGTATTTTATTTTTTGGAATTGGCTTTCTATCCCCTGTTGTAGATATGCCTTTTGAACTTTCAAGGGCAACACTCGTTACAACTATATGCATTTTCATCTTACACGGTGTATTCATCGCCTATTCCGTCTCTTTTGAAGCAAGTGAACAAAAATTGACGGGTGTAGGGAAAGAGGCGAACTATTCAAATAAGTAA
- a CDS encoding SA1362 family protein, with amino-acid sequence MSGRSFALILFLLVIGLAVYQMITSTMNDPAGMIQNVLTIAIVIGAFFLLFKLFASGGSARSSYNRAAKQSKRKYAKSSTAPLKMQDAQKRKNGSIFKKKRKPSHLTVIEGKKGKKKDRASF; translated from the coding sequence GTGAGCGGCCGTTCATTTGCGCTAATTCTATTTCTGCTTGTTATTGGGCTGGCAGTATATCAGATGATTACTTCTACCATGAATGACCCAGCAGGTATGATTCAAAACGTGTTGACTATTGCTATTGTTATCGGCGCCTTCTTTTTGTTATTCAAGTTATTTGCCAGTGGCGGAAGTGCGCGCTCATCTTATAATCGTGCTGCAAAGCAATCAAAACGTAAATATGCAAAATCATCTACCGCACCACTGAAAATGCAGGATGCGCAGAAGAGAAAAAACGGCTCTATATTCAAGAAAAAACGCAAACCATCCCACCTGACTGTTATTGAAGGAAAAAAAGGTAAGAAGAAGGACCGTGCTTCATTCTAG
- a CDS encoding rhodanese-like domain-containing protein has protein sequence MSTSLIIILGTVVALVAYSVAMYFYQKKLIKNLNEEEFRAGYRKAQLIDIREPDEYKAGHILGARNIPLSQLRMRYKEIRADQPVYFYCQNGLRTGRAAQLLKKKGYKELYQLQGGFKMWTGKIKAK, from the coding sequence GTGTCAACAAGCTTAATAATTATTTTGGGCACTGTAGTGGCGCTCGTTGCATATAGTGTGGCGATGTACTTCTATCAGAAAAAACTGATTAAAAATTTGAATGAAGAAGAGTTTCGTGCCGGTTATCGAAAAGCACAACTCATCGATATTCGTGAGCCGGATGAATATAAGGCAGGTCATATTCTCGGCGCGCGTAACATCCCGCTCTCACAACTTAGAATGCGCTACAAAGAAATTCGTGCTGATCAACCCGTTTACTTTTATTGCCAAAACGGATTGCGTACAGGACGTGCTGCACAGCTCCTTAAGAAAAAAGGCTATAAAGAGCTCTACCAGCTACAAGGCGGCTTTAAAATGTGGACAGGCAAAATTAAAGCAAAATAA
- the splB gene encoding spore photoproduct lyase — MKPFLPKLVYFEPQALEYPLGKELYEKFTAMGLEIRETTSHNQIRDLPGENELQKYRYAKATLVVGVRRTLKFDTSKPSAEYAIPLATGCMGHCHYCYLQTTLGSKPYVRVYVNLDEIFEQAQKYMDERAPEITRFEAACTSDIVGIDHLTHALKKTIEFIGQTEYGQLRFVTKYSHVDHLLDAKHNGKTRFRFSINSRYVIKNFEPGTSPFEDRIEAARKVADAGYPLGFIVAPIYMHDDWEEGYRELFERLHASLKDISLPNLSFEMIQHRFTKPAKKVIEKRYPNTKLEMDEEKRKYKWGRYGIGKYVYPTEEAALLEQTIRSYINAYFPDAHIQYFT; from the coding sequence TTGAAGCCATTTTTGCCCAAATTGGTATATTTTGAGCCACAGGCCCTAGAATATCCACTTGGAAAAGAATTGTACGAAAAGTTTACAGCAATGGGTCTTGAAATTAGAGAAACTACTTCACATAATCAGATTCGTGATTTGCCTGGAGAAAATGAATTGCAAAAGTATCGATATGCTAAAGCAACCCTTGTTGTAGGTGTGCGCAGAACTTTAAAATTTGATACGTCTAAGCCATCAGCCGAATATGCAATTCCGTTGGCGACAGGTTGTATGGGGCATTGTCATTATTGCTACTTACAGACAACATTAGGGAGCAAGCCGTACGTACGTGTGTATGTTAATTTAGATGAAATTTTTGAACAAGCACAAAAGTATATGGATGAACGTGCTCCGGAAATAACTCGTTTTGAGGCAGCATGTACATCAGACATTGTTGGCATTGATCACTTAACACATGCTTTAAAGAAAACGATAGAATTTATTGGTCAAACTGAATACGGACAATTGCGGTTTGTTACGAAGTATTCACATGTTGATCATCTCCTCGATGCAAAGCATAATGGAAAAACACGATTTCGCTTTAGCATTAATTCACGTTACGTAATTAAAAACTTTGAGCCCGGTACATCGCCGTTTGAAGACCGAATTGAAGCGGCGCGCAAGGTGGCAGATGCCGGTTATCCACTTGGGTTCATTGTGGCTCCGATTTATATGCATGATGATTGGGAAGAAGGATACCGAGAATTATTTGAGAGATTGCATGCTTCTCTTAAAGATATAAGTTTGCCCAATTTATCTTTTGAAATGATTCAGCATCGTTTTACCAAACCGGCGAAAAAGGTGATTGAAAAGCGGTATCCAAATACAAAGCTTGAGATGGACGAAGAAAAACGTAAATACAAATGGGGCAGATATGGTATTGGAAAGTATGTGTATCCTACAGAAGAAGCAGCTCTTTTAGAACAAACAATTCGTTCGTATATTAATGCTTACTTTCCAGATGCCCACATACAATACTTTACGTAA
- the pepQ gene encoding Xaa-Pro dipeptidase translates to MDKLLQLRSLFANKEIDGLLITSQYNRTYMTGFTGSAGVALITNDRAIFITDFRYVEQAQNQAVGYEIVQHTGTLVEEVAKQVKQLGIQKLGFEQDALTYASFKLYETTVEVDLVPTSGLVEKLRLLKTESEIKILKDAAQIADAAFTHILSFIRPGVTELAVSNELEFFMRKQGATSSSFDIIVASGLRSALPHGVASEKVIQQGELITLDFGAYYKGYCSDITRTVAVGEPAADLKNIYDIVLEAQLRGVNGIKAGMTGREADALTRDYITEKGYGEYFGHSTGHGIGMEVHEGPGLAFRSEVVLEPGMVVTVEPGIYVPGLGGVRIEDDVLVTEEGNEILTHSPKELIIL, encoded by the coding sequence ATGGATAAGCTATTACAATTACGTTCTTTGTTTGCCAACAAGGAAATCGATGGGTTATTGATTACAAGTCAGTACAATCGTACATATATGACAGGGTTTACTGGATCAGCAGGTGTTGCGTTAATTACAAATGATCGTGCGATCTTCATTACAGATTTTCGCTATGTGGAACAAGCGCAAAACCAAGCTGTGGGGTATGAAATTGTGCAACATACGGGTACGTTAGTAGAAGAGGTTGCAAAGCAAGTAAAGCAATTGGGCATTCAAAAGCTTGGCTTTGAACAAGATGCATTAACATACGCTTCTTTTAAACTTTACGAAACAACGGTAGAAGTGGACTTAGTACCAACATCTGGGCTTGTGGAAAAGTTACGCTTGCTTAAGACGGAATCTGAGATTAAGATATTAAAGGATGCGGCTCAAATTGCAGATGCGGCGTTTACTCATATTTTGTCTTTCATTCGTCCGGGTGTTACAGAACTAGCGGTTTCTAATGAGCTTGAATTTTTCATGCGTAAGCAAGGGGCGACTTCTTCTTCTTTTGACATTATTGTAGCTTCAGGACTTCGTTCTGCATTGCCTCATGGCGTAGCTTCTGAAAAGGTCATACAACAGGGTGAATTGATTACCCTTGATTTTGGTGCATACTATAAAGGCTATTGCTCTGATATTACTCGCACGGTTGCTGTCGGAGAACCTGCAGCTGATTTGAAAAATATTTATGATATCGTTTTAGAAGCGCAGTTGCGCGGTGTAAACGGCATTAAAGCAGGTATGACGGGACGTGAAGCAGATGCTTTGACTCGTGATTACATAACGGAAAAAGGCTATGGTGAGTATTTCGGCCATTCTACAGGACACGGAATCGGTATGGAGGTTCATGAAGGACCGGGATTGGCGTTCCGCTCTGAAGTGGTACTGGAGCCGGGCATGGTTGTAACAGTAGAGCCTGGTATTTATGTTCCGGGTCTTGGTGGCGTGCGCATTGAGGATGACGTGCTTGTTACGGAAGAAGGCAATGAAATTTTAACGCATTCACCAAAAGAGCTGATTATTTTATAA
- the mntR gene encoding transcriptional regulator MntR: MPTPSMEDYIEQIYLLIEEKGYARVSDIAEALNVHPSSVTKMVQKLDKDEYLIYEKYRGLILTTKGKKIGKRLVYRHELLEQFMRIIGLDEAKIYDDVEGIEHHLSWEAIDRIGDLVQFFEEDKARIEVLRAIQKVNEEQNQ; encoded by the coding sequence ATGCCTACTCCGAGTATGGAAGACTATATAGAACAAATTTATTTGTTAATTGAAGAAAAAGGGTATGCACGTGTTTCGGACATTGCAGAAGCGCTTAATGTGCACCCATCTTCGGTTACAAAGATGGTACAAAAGCTTGATAAAGATGAATATTTAATTTATGAAAAGTACAGAGGTCTTATTTTAACAACAAAGGGTAAAAAAATTGGCAAGCGCCTTGTGTACCGTCATGAATTATTAGAACAGTTTATGCGTATCATTGGATTGGATGAAGCCAAGATTTATGATGATGTAGAAGGGATCGAGCATCACTTAAGCTGGGAAGCAATTGATCGCATTGGTGATTTAGTACAGTTTTTTGAAGAAGATAAAGCGCGTATTGAGGTATTACGTGCTATCCAAAAAGTGAATGAAGAGCAAAATCAATAA
- a CDS encoding biotin/lipoate A/B protein ligase family protein produces the protein MEKEKWYYIDSGARSAAYNMALDECLLNWQSERKMPPIVRFYEWATPTLSIGYFQRVEKEINMDEVTKRGFEFVRRPTGGRSVLHDKELTYSVIVPENHPDMPKTVTEAYRVISQGILEGFQSLGLDAYFAVPKTQQERDDLKNPRSSVCFDAPSWYEIVVEGRKIAGSAQTRQKGVILQHGSIPLEIDLDTLYDLFLFPNERIKERMKSMFSSKAVAVNALTDKSFTMKQLKEAFRDGFEKGLHVELQTYELTNEQKAEVEQLMKEKYEAKEWNYKK, from the coding sequence ATGGAAAAAGAAAAATGGTACTATATTGATTCAGGTGCTCGTTCTGCTGCTTATAATATGGCACTTGATGAGTGTTTATTAAATTGGCAAAGTGAACGAAAAATGCCCCCTATTGTTCGATTTTATGAATGGGCAACACCGACTTTGTCTATTGGTTACTTTCAAAGAGTCGAAAAGGAAATCAATATGGATGAAGTAACCAAAAGAGGGTTTGAATTTGTGCGTCGTCCAACGGGAGGGCGTAGTGTCCTTCATGATAAGGAATTGACGTACAGCGTGATTGTACCAGAAAATCATCCAGATATGCCAAAAACGGTTACGGAAGCCTATCGAGTCATTTCGCAAGGAATTTTGGAAGGATTTCAATCTCTTGGCTTGGATGCTTATTTCGCGGTTCCAAAAACACAGCAAGAGCGAGATGATTTGAAAAATCCGCGATCTTCCGTTTGTTTTGACGCGCCTTCTTGGTATGAAATTGTTGTCGAAGGAAGAAAAATTGCTGGTAGCGCGCAAACGCGCCAAAAGGGTGTTATCCTGCAGCATGGTTCAATCCCGCTTGAAATCGATTTAGACACGCTCTATGATTTATTTTTATTTCCTAATGAACGTATTAAAGAAAGAATGAAGAGTATGTTTTCTTCCAAAGCAGTCGCTGTGAATGCGTTAACAGATAAATCATTTACGATGAAGCAATTAAAAGAAGCATTTCGCGATGGTTTTGAAAAGGGGCTTCATGTAGAATTGCAGACGTATGAGTTAACGAATGAACAAAAAGCTGAAGTGGAGCAACTTATGAAAGAGAAATATGAAGCAAAAGAATGGAATTATAAAAAATGA
- the aroQ gene encoding type II 3-dehydroquinate dehydratase encodes MKKLLLINGPNLNRLGVREVGVYGAETLQSLESGLRQFASEHGAALDCFQSNLEGAIINKLHEADELYEGVVLNPGAYTHYSYAIRDAIASISVPVIEVHISNIHKREEFRHVSVTAPVTAGQIVGLGFYGYKLAVLALLGEKHNG; translated from the coding sequence ATGAAGAAATTATTGCTTATTAATGGACCTAATTTAAATCGTCTTGGTGTGCGGGAAGTTGGCGTGTATGGCGCCGAAACTTTGCAATCCCTTGAATCCGGATTGCGTCAATTCGCAAGTGAGCATGGTGCTGCACTTGATTGCTTTCAATCTAATCTAGAGGGCGCTATTATTAATAAGCTACATGAAGCAGATGAACTATATGAAGGAGTTGTACTAAATCCGGGTGCTTACACGCATTATAGCTATGCAATTCGTGATGCAATTGCAAGCATCTCAGTTCCTGTAATTGAAGTACATATTTCTAATATTCATAAGCGTGAAGAGTTTCGTCATGTTTCAGTTACCGCACCAGTTACTGCAGGACAAATTGTAGGTTTGGGGTTTTATGGATACAAACTAGCCGTTTTGGCATTATTGGGGGAGAAACATAATGGATAA